GACCGTCGCGGTCGTCGAGACCGGTGCACGTTTTGAGACCTACATCCTCCCCGGGGAAAGAGGTTCTGGCATCATCGCACTCAACGGGGCCGCAGCCAGACTCGCATCCGTAGGGGATAAGGTCATAATAATGGGCTATGAGCTCACCGACGAGCCCATAAAGGCCAAGGTGGTCCTGGTGGACATGGACAACAAAGTGGCCAAGGAGCTCACGTACTGATGTACTGCGTATACTCCGACGGGGGATCCAGAGGAAACCCGGGACCTTCCGCCTATGCCATCGTCGTGACCAAGGACGGGAAGACCGTCCACGAGCATGCCGAGTTCCTAGGGGTACACACCAACAACTATGCGGAGTACCGCGGGCTCATAGCAGGGATATCCAAGGCCCTGGAGCTGGGTGCGGACGAGGTCGAGTTCGTCATGGACTCCCAGCTGGTGATAAGGCAGATGACGGGTCAGTACCGTGTCAAATCCCCGGACATGCTGGCACTTCATGAGGACGCTAAGAACCTCGCATCGATGATCCCCAAGGTCACTTTCACCAACGTCAGACGTTCCGAGAGACTCATCCCCCGTGCGGACGCCCTCCTCAACGCCGAAATGGACAGGCATTCCGGCCAATAAGGGTCGTTTTTATTAAGAAAATAGGGCCTAGCATAGACTATGATGGACCGCCCGTCTTCATCGGTATCCTCCGACAAGGAGGTATGTGCCAGATTCTCGAAAGCATACGAACTTCTGAAGGAGGACGGGCACGATCCGCAGGCGATAGAACTGCTGCAGAAGAACGTCCTGAAGAACTGTACATCTTCGATAGTCCTGTTGGGAGACGTCTATTCACAGGGGGACGAGACCGAAAGGAAGGAGTCGATCAAACTATTCCGTAAGGCCGCGGCCCTCGGAGACAGTTCCGGAATGAGGAATCTTGGTTACTGCTATGCCGTAGGGATCAATGTGGAGAGGGACAAGGAGGAAGGTGCCAGATGGTACACGGAATCCGCCGAGGCGGGAAACGCCCGCGCCATGTGTAACATCGGGGTCATGTACGACTTCGGGAACGGAGTCCCGCAGGACCGCGACAAGGCCTTCGGATGGTATCTGAGATCGGCACAGGGCGGATGTACCAGGGGGATGACGAATCTGGGCGAGTTCTATCTGTACGGCAAGGGAACGGAGAGGGATCTGGATGAGGCCGAGAGATGGTTCAGGGAATCGAACAGTCCGCGTGCGATATACCATCTGGCGGAGATCTACCTCGACGAGAAAAATGACACC
The nucleotide sequence above comes from Candidatus Methanomethylophilus alvi Mx1201. Encoded proteins:
- the panD gene encoding aspartate 1-decarboxylase gives rise to the protein MLRSKIHRATVTEARLDYEGSITIDADLVDRCGMWVGEKVTVAVVETGARFETYILPGERGSGIIALNGAAARLASVGDKVIIMGYELTDEPIKAKVVLVDMDNKVAKELTY
- a CDS encoding ribonuclease HI family protein, encoding MYCVYSDGGSRGNPGPSAYAIVVTKDGKTVHEHAEFLGVHTNNYAEYRGLIAGISKALELGADEVEFVMDSQLVIRQMTGQYRVKSPDMLALHEDAKNLASMIPKVTFTNVRRSERLIPRADALLNAEMDRHSGQ
- a CDS encoding tetratricopeptide repeat protein; its protein translation is MMDRPSSSVSSDKEVCARFSKAYELLKEDGHDPQAIELLQKNVLKNCTSSIVLLGDVYSQGDETERKESIKLFRKAAALGDSSGMRNLGYCYAVGINVERDKEEGARWYTESAEAGNARAMCNIGVMYDFGNGVPQDRDKAFGWYLRSAQGGCTRGMTNLGEFYLYGKGTERDLDEAERWFRESNSPRAIYHLAEIYLDEKNDTERGMTFLRLSAEAEYSKALYRYATIVEKDDPECAREMYLKAASKGNSDAKEKLEALGIPVPESRMAKKKKEKKTS